The nucleotide window AAACCATCGTGGACTTGGAGCCTGTGCCCCGCGAAGACGTTGAAGAAGTGCTACGCGAGTTTCACGAATCCCTGGTGGAAGGTGTGGACATGATCGCGGGCGGTAGTGATATCCTCAAGCGCCTGCTGGTCAAGAACCTTGACCCCGAAACAGCCAAATATATAATGGATTCACTCAGCCTTGAAACCGGCCCGGCTCCCTTCCGTGAGCTTGAGCAGGTGAGTCCGCGCCTTCTTTCGCAGATTTTACGCAATGAACATCCGCAAACTCTGGCTCTTATACTCGGGCATCTGCATCCCGATCAGGCCGCCAATTTATTGACAAGCCTGCCTGCAGGCGTGCGCGCCGAGGTGCTCATGCGTCTGGCCCGCCTTGAAGCCGTGCCTGAAGATATGCTCATGGAAGTGGACAAGGTGCTCACAAGCCAGTTGATCGCCATGGGCGGCAAAGAGGGCAAAAAAGTGGGCGGCGTGCAGTCTGTGGCCGAAATTCTCAATGCCGTGGACCGTGCCACTGAAGAAGAAGTGCTGTCTGAAA belongs to Desulfovibrio intestinalis and includes:
- the fliG gene encoding flagellar motor switch protein FliG, encoding MELTGKQRIAVLLLAMGDKFTADVFKRMDRQEIAEISKTIVDLEPVPREDVEEVLREFHESLVEGVDMIAGGSDILKRLLVKNLDPETAKYIMDSLSLETGPAPFRELEQVSPRLLSQILRNEHPQTLALILGHLHPDQAANLLTSLPAGVRAEVLMRLARLEAVPEDMLMEVDKVLTSQLIAMGGKEGKKVGGVQSVAEILNAVDRATEEEVLSEIEEDSAQMAEDIRNLMFVFEDCKNIDDRGVREMLKEISNEDLTLALRGASDDLKEKFFKNMSERAGNMIREELEYMGPTKLSDVEAAQQNIVKIVRRLEAENKLVVSRGAGEVFV